A single region of the Candidatus Binatia bacterium genome encodes:
- a CDS encoding tyrosine-type recombinase/integrase, with amino-acid sequence MKRAGLSGFRGPYDLRHSFATQLLERGVPITYVSGQLGHAKPTTTLAWYAHWLPSVDSHRFVDGLDQPGNLWHQFGCGSREFDHPEISHVISMAIDGCRDGIESAWRPR; translated from the coding sequence GTGAAGCGCGCCGGCCTCTCCGGCTTTCGCGGTCCGTATGATCTGCGCCATTCGTTCGCCACACAACTCCTGGAGCGCGGGGTGCCGATCACCTACGTGAGCGGTCAACTCGGGCATGCGAAGCCTACGACCACGCTTGCCTGGTACGCGCACTGGCTGCCGAGCGTCGATTCACACCGGTTTGTCGACGGGCTCGATCAGCCGGGAAATCTTTGGCACCAGTTTGGCTGTGGGTCCCGAGAATTCGATCATCCTGAAATCTCGCATGTAATTTCGATGGCCATCGACGGCTGCCGAGACGGCATTGAGTCCGCCTGGCGGCCACGATAG
- a CDS encoding integrase, with protein MQAVVLAVVTSLASIVRSRLAPQIEILALRHQLAVYQRAGRCPRLGPADRLLWAWLSRAWSGWRAALVIVQPRTVIAWQRQRFREYWTRLSRHGQRGRPPLGKEIRDLIRKMSAANPTWGSPRRMGELRKLGIEVAKSTVERYRVRRSKPPSPTWRTFLATHAKDLVSIDF; from the coding sequence ATGCAAGCCGTGGTGCTGGCTGTGGTGACAAGCCTCGCTTCCATCGTCCGCTCCCGACTGGCGCCGCAGATCGAAATCCTCGCCCTGCGCCACCAGCTCGCCGTCTACCAACGAGCCGGGCGCTGCCCGCGGCTCGGACCAGCCGACCGTCTGCTGTGGGCCTGGCTCTCACGCGCCTGGTCCGGATGGCGAGCGGCCCTCGTGATCGTGCAACCCCGCACGGTGATCGCTTGGCAGCGCCAACGCTTCCGAGAGTACTGGACGCGCTTGAGCCGCCACGGCCAGCGCGGCCGCCCGCCGCTCGGTAAGGAGATCCGGGACCTGATCCGCAAGATGTCGGCAGCCAATCCGACGTGGGGGTCCCCCCGCAGAATGGGTGAGCTGCGCAAGCTCGGCATCGAGGTGGCGAAGTCGACGGTGGAGAGGTACCGCGTACGCCGCTCCAAACCGCCGTCACCCACCTGGCGGACCTTCCTCGCCACTCATGCCAAGGATCTCGTGTCGATCGACTTC